In Ursus arctos isolate Adak ecotype North America unplaced genomic scaffold, UrsArc2.0 scaffold_29, whole genome shotgun sequence, the genomic stretch TGAGTTAAAAGTTTaagacctggggtgcctgggtggcacagcggttaagcgtctgccttcggctcagggcgtgatcccagtgttatgggatcaagccccacatcgggctcttctgctatgagcctgcttcttcctctcccacttcccctgcttgtgttccctctctcgctggctgtctctatctctgtcgaataaataaataaaatctttttaaaaaaaaagtttaagaccTGTGTGCTtaaatcgtttttttttttttttagtatttatggTTTATACCTTTATGACAGATTCACAAAAATTAAGTTACTGAGGCAAAaggtataaacatttttaagactcAATGGAAAAGAGTCAAATGACTTTTTTAGAAAATTAGGCTTACGCCTTTatcttaaaagagaaaggagacacCTGAAGGGGATTGTCAAAACTTTGggctgatatctcattgcagaTTTAAAGGAAGGGTAGTTACTGCCCCAAGCTAAAACCTGCAGTCTTCAGACCAAATTTTGCTGCAGAGACAAGTTCTGTAAGCTACTGTTTGtcctcagaaaaggaaaaactgaaatattCCAGCCTAGATCAACACACGCTGGCTGCTGGGTAGAAGATGTAGGGCCCAGTCCCAGATGATAACCAGTCTATTAAGCTTTGGGTGTCTAAAATCTAAAAGACCTTTCTATCCTCCTCATAGAAATGGGACCTTAAAAATCCAAGGAGGGGAAAAGCACATGTGAGAAAGTGATAGGAATCGATACGCAAGGTTCAGATTTAAAAAGGCAAACTTAATTAAGACAAGTTGGGTTTTTTGCCCTCTCCTGTTTTAGTAGTCTGGAATTATAGAAGCAAGCTGCCCAACAGTCAGAGAGACGCGGGGTCAGTCCCGTCTGTCCTGAACAAACAACCAGCCTGGGTCAGGGGCATAGCCAAACCTCCCCGAACTCAACCTCCCTGCTTGTTAAATGACATGGCTGAACAAAGTCCCTAAAGGTCATTCTCAGGTCTCTGGTTTGCCAACGTTCTCCTTTTATGCGTCAGGGGAGAAAAGGGCAGAGTGGTTATTCTCTCTGAACATATTATATCAAATGCTGACCACGTCATTTTTCAGAACACAGCTAGATCAGATAGCCCTCGGTAGGCGGTAGCTTCTAGAACCTTTGCATTTCCCACTCCTTCAGGCAGCAAGGACTAAGAAAGGGAAGGCGGGGGGATCCCTGAGCAAGGAGAAAAGGAGGCTCACCGTGGCCATTGCAGTAGTAGATCCACTTCTCCCGGTTCTGGGTGGGGGTCATGGATTTCTTCAGCCCTGCCTTTTCCACAATGGCGCTGGGATCCTGCCGGGGCCCCTTTTTCAGAGTCCTTGAGCTTTTCCGGATACTGCATACCACTATCACCACAAGCACCAGCAGCAGGAAAAGCACAATCATCCAGGGCAAATGTTCATTGATGTCAAAATGCTTGTGTAAGTTCTGTCTGGGGTGACCCCTCTTGAGGCCTTTGATGGGAGTGCTGGACTTCTCACCCCCAGTGGCCTCCATGGATGGCAGCAGCTTCAGGATGTGTCTGTGGTGGGGGCCTTGCTGGTGGTTGACTACCTGGAGGTTTGGGAGGGTCTTGTTCACGCCTTCCTCACCCCTCGCTGAGCTTGTGTTGTCAGGGACTGTCCCTTCCTGGATGCCACTCGGTACCTTTGGTCTAACAGAGGCAGAAGAGTTGGATTCTGTTGAGTTCACGCCtagaaaaaaggaggggggagagctTTTCTATATTTGGGGATCTGTACATTCCTCCTCTTCTTGCTCATCTTCAAGCCAGGCCAGATAATGAAAGAAGAGATGAACTTTGGAGCTTAAGAATAAGTTATACTGCACATTTTCGTCAAGACTCTAACAGCACCTTTACGTGGAAGATAAAAACTAAACTTAACAGCTAAACTCGCTTCCTCATGGCAAAACCAACAGCATCCTCAGGGATCTAACATCTGAGCTTCCCAGCAGCTTCCCCTATGCTTCACATACAGAACGGACTCGGGTATGTTCAGGGTTCTCGTCAACCCTTAATTGTGTCGATTGTTCACAGAACTAGTTCAAATTTAATCCCTTtatccttcctctcccacctttTGGCCATTTCAAGATACAATGGTAAAACTGAGAATATGACTAAGGGAAAAGAGCTcagactcaaatccagatttgaCCAGTGTAAGCTTTGGTGAGACCAATCAGTGACTAAAGCAAGTCAGGACTTTCTTAGGATCTATTATTAAGACATAAGTTTTGGGCTGGCAGCTTAGTGGACTTCCTTCAGAGAAGCTTCCCCAGCAGTCTTCACTAAGGAGCCAGGGATTTCAAGTCCCAAGAGACAGGACCTGGATTGCATCAGTCCCTGAGAAAACCTGGACAGGTCATTCAAGCTCTCcgagcctgtttcttcatttcaaaatggTGGTCGTAAGGCCCTCCTTACAGAGTTATCATGAAGGTAAAATGTCATCACACATGAAGAGTATGCTAGAGAGCAGAACACAAGCTGGCTATCACCTCGAGAAAATTAATCAAAAAGGatctgaaaataaagaacaaattttaTATTCTGCCTGAGGCTCAAAATCCTGAGAACAACTAGGATACTTGATGAGGGCATAAAATTAAAATCGcttgaaaaaattaaacttattaTTTTCCAGATGTGAATGCTAGTTATCTACTATCTATAGTACCTTATAACAGGTACAAACTTGTTCATTTCCCAAAGCTTCtaactttctttcctcttttttgccCCACCATGGTTCCAATATTTATCCCTCCCTTCCGGGCATCATggtattttctcctcttctccttccttctttccctctggctGTGTCTATCCAGGATTGATTCCATGTTGGAAAGCTCTGAATCTGGAAGGAACCTTGAACATCTAAATCACTCACGTATTTGACAAGTTTGAAATCAAGGCCTGAAGAAGTGACTTACATAAGGCCACGCACTGTCCTTATTTCTCACCgttctttctttttaagcttGTTGCAACCTAGTTTTTAGATATTTGATTCCCCCCAACAGAAAATCTGAGTCTAAATGTTTCTAATACATCCAAAGAAGACAGATTAAATGAGCCACGAAATGAAGGCCCCTTCTTCAAGGGGTGAATTTGGAATATACAAAATGGAGGAAACATCCTTGGTACAAGCCCATTTTTGGTAGTTCCACTGGGCTCAAAGACTTTCTCAAATTAATAACACATGAGGTTAAGTTACCTTTGGGAACATAAGTGGAGGAAGGGACTTCATGGGATTCCGTGTGCTCCGGGTGTGAAAAGATGGCTGTGCCAGGGGCAGGTGAGGTCGTGCTGGAGGATGGAAGTGTGCCACAGACATTGTCTGCTTCCTTGGTCCCCGGCTTGATCACCGCCAGGTTCTGACTCAGACAGTCTGTGTATGCTTTGCATTTCATCACACTAGAAGGCACATCAGAGAAGGTACCCCGAGCACACTGCTTACACCGCACGTCCTCggtctctgtccctttcttccgCACACCCCAACCCACGGGACACACCGTATGGGGGGCGCAGGTACCATTAAACTGGAACATGCCAGGTGGGCAAGCACATTCTCGGTCCGTCAAGGCAGCACAAGGTAATTTCTCAACCATTGGCCATGGGCATGGCTGACTACAGTCATGGCATTTCTCTATGCCATTCTCATGCCTGGTAAAGGTCCCCACAGGGCAACTGGTACAGACACGCAGGCTAGTGTTGGTACAGTGCTCAGACACATAGGTTCCTGCCGGACACTTGTCACAGGTTAGCACCTGGCCGGTGGCACGGTCAACATGGCGGTATTTGCCAACGAGATTTGGGGCCTTCGGTCCTGGCTGAGCGGTGGTGGCGCTAAGGAATCCgagctgaaagaaataaaaggggagggaaaaggaacaaaaacgaAGAAGGGGTTacacagggacagagaggaaaggaCGGAAtactcccaccaccacccccatttcAGATCTGACCACAACCGCAACCTCTTAATGCTACTAGAGTGACActgtagaaagagagaaagacccCGATTCCATCCGGGGCCTGACCTACTAGCTACGAAGCTTTGGTTTTGTTGCGTGACCTTTGCctcaacttcctttttttctattaaaaaagctGACAATCCTGCTCAAATCGATTAGAAAAATCAATGGAGAGTATGAGCATGTAAGCGCTTTGTTGTTCAAAATGCTACATAgaggtgcctggctagctcagttggtagagcaggtgacccttgatctcagggtcatgagttcaagccccatgttggggatgtacagcttacttaaaaaaaaaattttttttttcctcaaatttaaattttttttttaaaacctgcatAGAAGTGAAAAATCCTAatgcaagaagaaaataacttGCCGAAcagctttcttccttcccatGATGCAAATGTTAAGTTGCCATTTCTTAGTAGCAGGACAAAGCAATGGAGAAGTAGAATGGCTTATGTTCTAGCCGCTTCTGCTAGAGCACCAGATTACCCACATGGAGTTACCTGATAATGCTGGAGTTTTTCAAAGCTTTTGTCTATGCAAAGCCAAAcatcttttggttttggttttggttttggtttatttgCAAAACAGAGACAGGCCCTTGGCATTCTTAATTTGCTTTAAGCAACAGAGTTGATGCGTTTAGAGGTATATCCTGTTTGTTTAGCCTCTAAAGGCCATGGTCACTGGAGCATGGGCCTGCAGACACCTAGGAGGTCCAAGCACAAAGCTGGGCCCAGCAGAGACTCAACACAAGTGAATTGAATTCATAGGACAGAAACTTCACCCAGCTAGAGAGCATTTTATACTACttgggaaaaaggaaattatatttgtGATGGTAAATCCTGAGGTCCTTCGGGGCAGAGGGATTAAGAAAGAATATTGAGAGAGAGCTTTTCTGCATGAATGAAGATTGAGAGGTTCCAACAAGGAAGTTTCCATGGCCTTCTACAAAATGGAGAATGGTTATGTGTTAAGAAAATAGAGGCCGGCCCAAACTACCAGATGCCCGCCAGGACAAGTTCCTTCTAAATGGGTACCTggaactaagaaaataaaacaagaatctCTTCAAACATTGATCAGAGTTCCTGTCTCCTTAGTGCCTTGAAAGTTAACGCAAGATTCGGTTCCCCTCCATCTCAAAATTTAACGATTTGAATCGGAAGTATCTGCCTTGAAGTCCCTCACTCTACCCAGAGCTGCCTCCCATTAAGCAACAATATTGAAAACAAACTTCCGGCTTGTGAGAATCTATTCATCTTTTCCTTAATAGGAGACACACAAAAAAGGGCTAGTGGTTGATTTTTCTCAGTAAGAAACTTAATGGCATCTTggactgaagagaaagaaatctccTGCTTGATAATGGTAAATTCTGCACTATCTCCCCTTTTTGGtttctggcttcctttcctttttcttggtcCTCCTATTTGCAAAATGAGCCCAGCCACCCTCTTCTGTGCCTGCCAGGTGTTATGAGATGGGGGGCAGAGAGCCAGCCACCCCCATCACGTGGAGCACAGGTTCCATGTGGCAAGTACCTGAGGACAAATCTCTCCCAGTCTTCTTGATGCTAAGGACCCACCCAAGGGGTCGCAAAAGCAGCTCTGCTCTGTATTTCTCCAAGTTCCTTTACATCTAGTTTCTAAGTGCAAAAGCACTTTTAGATGGCCACAGGGTTCTGGAATTTGAAAGATGTATATAAATAACCTAAATGGCAGGTTATGACACTTGTGCAAACGAGTTAAAAGCAGAGAAGGTAACAGGAGATCTGGCCAGAGGGTGATGGTTGGGAACAAACATCCCCCTGCTGGGCCTCGGGCTCTGAGTCGGCCCCCCCTACCTGTGCAGGGAGGTTgggcagccagccaggcacacacCCCCAGGCGGCTCTGCAGAACAggcactgggggggaggggtggcgaATAgcactgtgcgtgtgtgtgcacgtgcgtgtgtgtgtgtgtgtgtttgcaagcACACACTCATCCAGGCATAAGGTTGGGGCTTGTCTTCCTACAGTTTCACTTCTCTCCCCAGGGCACATACTCGTTGGGGATCCATCAGCCCCCTGACTACCGAATTACCAGAGGTCCCCCCAGCAGCACACAAAACCCGTCTCCAAATCCCATGGCGCCCACACTCTGCCCCACTCATTAGGTAGATTTTTCAGTTCTTGGTTCATTTAAGAGAACCGATCAAGTGTCTCACTAAAGCAAGGCTCGGGGCTCTTTAACTGCATCATACTAAGCAGCGCACTTGAGACAACGTGGCTCCATAAATGGACCTTTCGTCACCTCATGTTGCAGGAGGCAATTCCAGCTCCTACACACAGAGTTAACAAAGATGCCTCAGGATCTCACCTGGACTGAACACTAGAAATGAGATTTGTGCAAAAACTAGGCATTATGAGTGCACcggacaaatatttattgaagacctaCTACGTGTATACAAGGCACTATGCCACAGGCTGACAACAGAGCCTAGTGAACTCTATTCCAGCCCCACGGAGTACATTCTAAAGCAGGACAGAAACACCTAATTACATCAGGAATTACTTAATTAGAATTGAGATTACTGCTGAGGAGAAACACAAGAGTCCTGAGAGGGGGAGGTTACCAGGTGCTTCCCCGCTGAGGGATGTTACAGAGGCGTTCACAGCCGTTCTGAAGGACAGAGAAGCAGAATGTAATTCTGGGCGGGTGGGAAGGGACGGCGGATTGGGCAGAGGGAGCCCCACAGCAAAAATTGGAAGCACAATGAAGCTTAGCTCAGGAACGAAGAAGTTTATGGGGCTCTCCCTCAAATGCAACATGGCGGCCATAGTTAAATGTGGAGAGGCTCCGCATTTTGATTCTAATCCAAAACGCAATGAGAAGTCACCCTTCGTTTGtatggggtggaggggaaggggcataCAATGAGAAGTCACCCTTCGTTTGtatggggtggaggggaaggggcataCAATGAGAAGTCACCCTTCGTTTGtatggggtggaggggaaggggcataCAAACACATGTGTGAATAAAAAAGTTAACTGGCAGCAGAGCAGAAGATGAAAGTGGTTGGGGGGAGAGTGGATGGAAATCCCCACTTAGAAGGTGAAAGTCAGGGGTGGCTTGGATTAAGGGGGTGGCCGTGGAAAGAGAAGACGGCAACAGATTTGAGAGGTCAGGGCAGCTAGATTTGGTGAATGATTAcctatggaaggaaaaaaaggaaaaaatcaatcaTCTTCACATTGGACTCAAGAGAGCACAGGATTCAACACTGTTCTCGAGGGTACCCCTCGAGCCGGGAGGGTGCACCTGTGGGCCCATGGCAGGGTCAGGAGGTAGGGCTCCGAACTCCCCATTTCTGCCTCAAACACAGCAGCTCCAATTTATCAATTTGGTAaggggggggtgaggggaaaggTACAATTCGTTTGAAGAAAGGATTACTCCTGAaataagtttgaaaatcactgcgCTCGAGGGACCTCTAAGATCTCCCCCAATTCCCAAGTTCATGGCAAAACCAATCTGAGCTACAAAGCTGGAGGACCTGCTCCTTGGGCTCTTCATCATCACCGAACTGTCCTGAAGGGAAGAGGAGGCAACACCCCTTTCTCTTAACTGAGAACAGGTGGCACCTGAGAACTTATTTTCCTAAAGGCTTTTCGTTGCCTGAAGGCTGGTGACCTAACTAGAGCTTTTCCCACTAGCCTGGTGGCAAGTCCCCGGTTCCTAAGAAAATTGAAATGATGTAAACCTTATCCCCCAAGACAGTTCTGGGGGTGAAGCAATGGGCAGTGGAGAGGGGGTGAATCAAGTTCAAAAAAcaatatttaggggtgcctgggtggcgcagtcattaagcatctgccttcagctcagggcgtgatcccagcgtgatgggatcgagccccgcatcaagctcctccgctatgagcctgcttcttcctctccccctccccctgcttgtgttccctctctcgctggctgtctctatctctgtcaaataaataaataaataaatctttaaaaaaaaaatatttcagaatgttcCCAGGGcacttgcgtggctcagtccgttaagcgtccaactcttgatttcgtctcaggtcgtgagatcgagccccatgttgggctccatgctcagcacagagtctgcttgtccctctccctctgctcctccccctgctcgctctcacgctcgctctcaaataaataaataaataaaaatcttttttaaaaaatgttccctacaaaatgtaaaaacagtTTAGATAATACCTAAAAGCAAAAGTTAGGAAGACACCAAAATCAGGAGACACAGTCATTGAAAACTtcgagagagggaagcagagcgCTTGAGGCTGGTTCCACCAGATCAAGATTTTTAATTCTCTCATTTGCACAGAGGCAGAAAAACTAAATCAGACGTTCCCTCCAAAGCCTCAGGCTTCAAACACAGCATCGAAGAAGTTACCTGGGaagctttttataaaaaaaaaacaactcacatCTCCAGTCCCATCACCTGAGCCTACTGTGGGTCTGCAATAGAGGCAGCAATGTGTTTTGTTCTTAAGCTTTCCAAGTGATTCCGATGCGCTGGCCAAGTTttgttcccccacccccgccccgaaCTAAGGCAGGACCCCTCTGGCTCTCATCTTCCCTGATTCTAAGAACTCCTTTGGAGAACCCCAGTTTCAAGGTCAGAGTCCCTCCCTCTACCTCCTATCCAacctgctacttttttttttgttttacaacaaaaataaaccttCTTGTAACAATTCCAACAATTACAAAATAAAGTGTTTAAGTCTCTACCTAAACACACTCATCCTCAGAGAAACTCACAGGTAATTTCGGTGCGTATCTTCCCAGACCCTCTTCTCAGGTTTCACACATACTACATACACATGAACTTCGAGCTGGCTGTTTCCGTTACTGTTGGCTTTGTTTTGTCTCACATACCGAAAAGGGACAGACCATACAAACTGTtctgtgatttgtttttgttcatcACTGAAATCTTTCCATGTCAGAACACACAGACTACTTTATTCCTTATAATGGCCCAAGTTCTCTTCAACAGGATGGATACATCGTAACTTAGGGATTTTTTCCTACCGAGAACATGTGAGTAGCCTCCTTATCCATGTGTCAGGGTATTCATGCATTCTTCTGCATTCCATATTCCCCTCCTTGCCTTCCCACTCAACACCCCAGTTTCCCTTTTCTGTCCTTTCCACCCCCAAATGGCAGATACAACCATACTGCTTTCAGTCTTTCGAGAACCACTTTCTTCAATGGACAAAAGAAGTCTTTATATAACCCATAACTTGGAAGCTCTCACTCACACCCCTCTTCCCTATCAATATGAATCTACTATATTAGTGTTCTCAGCCTGTGGGAGGACCAGACCTGAATAAGAAAGAATACTTGGGCAAAGATTTAGAAAACAGAAGACGTGTTTTTGTCCAGGCTCTGCCTTAAGATCAGTTGGACCTTGTCTTACTTGCATGTAAAATTAGTATGTTAGACTAGGTCATACTGAACTCTAACCTTTGAGGTGCCTGCGACTATCGGTCCATTCCACCTTCCCCATGAAGGCTTTACAATGACTCCTAGACACCCAGATTCCAAGCAGATGAGCAAACTCTTCATCACatttcctgtttctgttcttCATTTCAGGACCTAATTACATCTTGCTGGTAATGTTTGTTGATGGCCTCACAGGTGCATATATTTATCTTCCCATAATGATTATAAGCAGCTCAAGGCCAGGGACAACCACATAGATTGCATTTCCTTCCTTGCTCAACCACCTCAATAATGAAGACCACGGAAACCATAAACAAAGCAGCCTCTGAGCCAGGGGTCAGCAAATGAAATCCCACATGCCACTTATTCTTATAAATAAGCTTTATTGGAATTCAGCCATTCATTTAGGTATTGCCCATAGTACCCTTCACACTGTAATGGCAGAGGTGGGTAGCTGCAaaagagaccatatggcccacagatttaaaatatttactatctggcactgtacagaaaaaaaaaaaaaaagcgccagCCAATACCTGCTCTGAGCCGTccaagaaaatgtcaaaaaaaaaaaaaaaaatgcagggatCAGGGGGCCCATTCACAGGAACCCTCAGACCTCCTCTGGAGTCTAGCAATGAGTACTGAGCTCTTGGCTCCCTTTATTGACATTCCAACTCGCACACCAAATCTGATCCTTTTATCCCCTCTTAAAACTCAATGGCTTCGCATAGGACCTGGGATGAAATGCGAACTCTTTTCACAGAGATCAGACTTCCAGCGAAAGATCCTCCCTGACCTCCTCTTCCTAACTTAAAACGGGTTTCACATACTCCCGTCCCTTGTCTTCCTGTATGACTACCACAGTTTTGTAGTTGTACATTCATCGGTGTAGTCTATTTTACATACTGATGCTATCCAAGCCCCCCAGGCCAGTACCTGACTCGTGATATACCTGACAagtgtttgttgattgaatgaacaGATTGGCAGACCATAAATAATCAGAAGCAACAAATTCGAGGGGGATGGTAGAAGAGATTGCTGGAGCACAGGTATAAGAGCAAGTGTGAGAAAGACCAAAAAGCCTCTGCAATGTAGC encodes the following:
- the TNFRSF21 gene encoding tumor necrosis factor receptor superfamily member 21, whose product is MGTSASSSTALASCSRVARATMIAGSLLLLGFLSATTAQPGPKAPNLVGKYRHVDRATGQVLTCDKCPAGTYVSEHCTNTSLRVCTSCPVGTFTRHENGIEKCHDCSQPCPWPMVEKLPCAALTDRECACPPGMFQFNGTCAPHTVCPVGWGVRKKGTETEDVRCKQCARGTFSDVPSSVMKCKAYTDCLSQNLAVIKPGTKEADNVCGTLPSSSTTSPAPGTAIFSHPEHTESHEVPSSTYVPKGVNSTESNSSASVRPKVPSGIQEGTVPDNTSSARGEEGVNKTLPNLQVVNHQQGPHHRHILKLLPSMEATGGEKSSTPIKGLKRGHPRQNLHKHFDINEHLPWMIVLFLLLVLVVIVVCSIRKSSRTLKKGPRQDPSAIVEKAGLKKSMTPTQNREKWIYYCNGHGIDILKLVAAQVGSQWKDIYQFLCNASEREVAAFSNGYTADHERAYAALQHWTIRGPEASLAQLISALRQHRRNDVVEKIRGLMEDTAQLETDKLALPMSPSPLSPSPIPSPNTKLENSTLLTVEPSPLDKNKGFFVDESEPLLRCDSTSSGSSALSRTGSFITKEKKDTVLRQVRLDPCDLQPIFDDMLHILNPEELRVIEEIPQAEDKLDRLFEIIGVKSQEASQTLLDSVYSHLPDLL